A single window of Aphidius gifuensis isolate YNYX2018 linkage group LG1, ASM1490517v1, whole genome shotgun sequence DNA harbors:
- the LOC122854855 gene encoding charged multivesicular body protein 2a, whose amino-acid sequence MEWLFGKRITPEQMLRNNQRALNKAMRDLDRERSRMEQQEKKIIADIKKMAKDGQMDAVKIMAKDLVRTRRYVKKFMLMKANIQAVSLKIQTLRSQNAMAGAMKGVTKAMQSMNKQLNLPQIQKILQEFEKQSEIMDMKEEIMNDAIDDAMEDEGDEEESDAVVSQVLDELGLQLTDQLSGLPQAGGSLSVTGSKQPVAAAAAGATAGGGDELSDADADLQARLENLRRE is encoded by the exons ATGGAGTGGTTATTTGGAAAACGAATAACACCTGAACAAATGCTCAGGAATAATCAAAGAGCCTTGAACAAAGCAATGAGAGATCTTGATAGAGAAAGATCAAGAATggaacaacaagaaaaaaaaattattgctgatattaaaaaaatggctaAAGATGGACAAATg GATGCTGTTAAAATTATGGCCAAAGATCTTGTTAGGACACGTagatatgttaaaaaatttatgctaATGAAAGCAAATATTCAGGCAGtatctttaaaaattcaaactcTTCGTTCACAAAATGCAATGGCTGGTGCAATGAAAGGTGTTACCAAGGCCATGCAAAGTATGAACAA acaattaaatttaccacaaatacaaaaaattcttcaagaatttgaaaaacaatCTGAAATTATGGATATGAAAGAAGAAATAATGAATGATGCCATTGATGATGCAATGGAAGATGAGGGTGACGAAGAAGAGAG TGATGCTGTTGTTTCTCAAGTACTTGATGAATTGGGTCTTCAATTGACGGATCAATTATCAGGTCTTCCACAAGCTGGTGGATCACTCAGTGTAACTGGATCAAAACAACCAGTTGCTGCTGCAGCTGCTGGTGCTACTGCAGGTGGTGGTGATGAATTGTCTGATGCTGATGCTGATCTTCAAGCAAGACTTGAAAATCTTCGACGAGAATAA